A DNA window from Streptococcus mutans contains the following coding sequences:
- the galE gene encoding UDP-glucose 4-epimerase GalE: MAILVLGGAGYIGSHMVDRLIEKGEEEVVVVDSLVTGHRAAVHPAAKFYQGDLADREFMSMVFRENPDVDAVIHFAAYSLVAESMKKPLKYFDNNTAGMIKLLEVMSEFGVKYIVFSSTAATYGIPDEIPIKETTPQRPINPYGESKLMMETIMKWSDRAYGIKFVPLRYFNVAGAKPDGSIGEDHSPETHLLPIILQVAQGVREKIMIFGDDYNTPDGTNVRDYVHPFDLADAHLLALNYLRQGNPSTAFNLGSSTGFSNLQILEAARKVTGQKIPAEKAARRSGDPDTLIASSEKAREVLGWKPQFDDIEKIIASAWAWHSSHPKGYDDRD, encoded by the coding sequence ATGGCTATTTTAGTTTTAGGTGGAGCTGGTTATATTGGTTCACACATGGTTGACCGTCTTATTGAAAAAGGTGAGGAAGAGGTTGTTGTCGTTGATAGTTTGGTGACGGGTCACCGTGCAGCAGTACACCCAGCTGCTAAGTTTTATCAAGGTGATTTAGCAGATCGAGAGTTTATGAGTATGGTTTTTAGAGAAAATCCTGATGTGGATGCCGTTATTCACTTTGCAGCTTATTCTTTGGTTGCAGAGTCCATGAAAAAGCCCCTCAAGTATTTTGACAACAACACCGCAGGCATGATTAAACTCTTGGAAGTCATGAGTGAATTTGGTGTCAAATATATCGTCTTTTCATCAACAGCAGCAACCTATGGTATTCCTGATGAAATTCCAATCAAGGAAACAACACCGCAGCGTCCGATTAATCCATACGGTGAGAGTAAACTCATGATGGAAACCATTATGAAATGGTCTGACCGGGCCTACGGTATCAAGTTTGTGCCACTTCGCTATTTCAATGTGGCTGGTGCAAAACCAGATGGCTCAATCGGTGAAGATCACAGTCCTGAAACACATCTACTGCCAATCATTTTGCAGGTTGCTCAAGGCGTGCGTGAGAAAATCATGATTTTTGGTGATGATTATAACACGCCAGATGGTACCAATGTGCGCGATTATGTACACCCTTTTGATTTGGCGGATGCTCACCTGCTTGCTCTTAACTATCTGCGCCAAGGCAATCCATCAACGGCCTTTAACTTGGGATCATCAACAGGATTTTCAAATCTTCAAATTTTAGAAGCCGCTCGTAAAGTTACGGGACAGAAAATCCCTGCAGAAAAAGCAGCTCGCCGTTCGGGAGATCCAGATACTTTGATTGCATCTTCAGAAAAAGCACGTGAGGTGCTTGGCTGGAAACCGCAATTTGATGACATTGAAAAAATCATTGCCTCCGCTTGGGCATGGCATTCCAGCCATCCAAAGGGTTATGATGACAGAGACTGA